One Rubritalea squalenifaciens DSM 18772 genomic region harbors:
- a CDS encoding prenyltransferase/squalene oxidase repeat-containing protein has product MKTLAALSALALTLNATAQEKNYLSLQLEMKHAIDKGNAYLKSVQKENGHWKNEDIPAYTALAITAAMRAPSLEEGKTPEHIQKGYTWLLSKQKDTGAIFGRGLANYNTSTSIMALTASGNPDYKDEILRARRFIINLQQDWDNKGELDNKYDGGIGYGGSYTHSDLSNTYLSIEALELSKQYALDAKNDTGKPEPELDWDAAIKFVSRIQNLEETNDQPGIGNDGSFVYFPGNSKAGTEKQADGRETLRGYGSMSYAGLLSLIYADLDHKDPRVVAVKKWLNDNYTLEENPGLGEQGLYYYYQAMAKALTAAEIDTLKTKDGVEHDWRKELATKILNAQREDGSWINENARWWENEPELVTAYAVLTLEQIYYSIPEPQKKQN; this is encoded by the coding sequence ATGAAAACACTCGCCGCACTCTCAGCGCTGGCATTGACACTCAATGCCACAGCCCAAGAGAAAAACTACCTCTCCCTACAACTGGAGATGAAGCATGCCATTGACAAAGGCAATGCTTACCTCAAGTCCGTTCAGAAGGAAAACGGTCACTGGAAAAACGAGGACATTCCGGCTTATACCGCACTTGCCATCACCGCAGCGATGCGCGCTCCAAGTCTGGAAGAAGGTAAAACGCCTGAGCACATTCAAAAAGGCTACACCTGGCTTCTTTCCAAACAGAAAGATACCGGCGCCATCTTTGGCAGAGGCTTGGCCAACTACAACACCTCCACCTCCATCATGGCTCTCACCGCCTCAGGCAATCCTGATTACAAGGATGAGATCCTCCGCGCCCGCCGCTTCATCATCAATCTCCAGCAGGATTGGGACAACAAAGGCGAACTCGACAACAAGTACGACGGCGGCATCGGCTACGGTGGCTCATACACCCACTCTGACCTTTCCAATACCTATCTCTCCATCGAAGCGCTGGAACTCTCCAAGCAGTATGCACTGGATGCGAAAAACGACACAGGCAAGCCTGAGCCCGAGCTCGACTGGGATGCCGCCATCAAGTTCGTTTCAAGAATCCAGAACCTTGAGGAAACCAACGATCAGCCAGGCATCGGCAACGATGGTTCCTTCGTTTACTTCCCAGGCAATTCCAAGGCTGGCACTGAAAAGCAGGCCGATGGCCGAGAAACCCTGCGTGGTTACGGCTCCATGTCATACGCCGGCCTCCTTTCACTCATCTATGCCGACTTGGACCATAAGGATCCACGCGTTGTCGCGGTGAAGAAATGGCTCAACGACAATTACACCTTGGAGGAAAATCCGGGACTCGGTGAGCAAGGCCTCTACTACTACTACCAGGCCATGGCCAAAGCGCTCACCGCTGCGGAGATCGATACCCTCAAGACCAAAGACGGTGTAGAGCACGACTGGCGCAAGGAATTGGCCACCAAAATCCTCAACGCTCAGCGTGAAGACGGTTCTTGGATCAATGAAAACGCCCGCTGGTGGGAAAACGAGCCGGAACTCGTTACAGCCTACGCGGTTCTTACTTTGGAGCAAATCTACTACTCCATCCCTGAGCCTCAGAAGAAGCAAAACTAG
- a CDS encoding ABC transporter permease subunit: MKKEVREALRDKRTLFLTILMPLVFYPAMIALTGWMTVQQQASEKTRVITVGFSGITSLTPVDQTENVLWINVSKEADPSVLLSKEGYDVIANFLPEADDGRSTVKLHYLGTAAGEATLSRVRILIRDLEDHIVEQRLEKKGLDKSYIDPFELEVTDHATTRISAGSKFGGIGAYFLVFLAFTGCMAVAVDTAAGEKERGTLEAILATPARFLSVAGGKLIYVSCMGMLSVLATIGGIGLLIVLGSYVATGEVGGLTWPSVFAAMFLMVLVVLLFASLLYGSSILSRSTKEAHLKAALMMLVTAMVLIYCTLPGVPTEGTMMYVPVLNVALALRAIWEGLLTPTQYLGVAGMTLGLAVMILLSVSWLVRRNPEKALLK, encoded by the coding sequence TTGAAAAAAGAAGTCCGGGAAGCATTACGGGATAAGCGTACGCTTTTTCTGACGATTTTGATGCCTCTGGTGTTTTATCCGGCGATGATTGCACTGACTGGGTGGATGACGGTGCAGCAGCAGGCTTCTGAAAAGACCCGGGTGATCACGGTTGGTTTTAGTGGAATCACTTCGCTCACTCCTGTGGACCAGACGGAGAATGTCCTGTGGATCAATGTGAGTAAAGAGGCTGATCCCAGTGTCCTACTGAGTAAGGAAGGCTATGATGTCATCGCGAATTTTTTACCTGAGGCAGACGATGGGAGAAGTACCGTAAAGTTGCATTACTTGGGCACGGCTGCGGGTGAAGCTACTCTCTCGAGGGTACGTATTCTCATCAGAGATCTGGAGGATCACATCGTGGAGCAGAGGCTGGAAAAGAAAGGTCTGGATAAGAGCTATATTGATCCCTTCGAGCTTGAGGTGACGGATCACGCGACCACGCGGATCAGTGCCGGTAGCAAGTTTGGCGGGATCGGAGCCTATTTCCTGGTGTTCCTTGCCTTTACCGGATGCATGGCGGTGGCCGTGGATACGGCTGCGGGTGAAAAAGAAAGAGGGACCTTGGAAGCTATCTTGGCTACCCCGGCTAGATTTCTTTCTGTGGCCGGTGGGAAGCTGATTTATGTCTCCTGCATGGGAATGCTCTCCGTGTTGGCAACTATTGGCGGTATTGGCTTGCTGATTGTCTTGGGTTCCTACGTGGCTACAGGAGAAGTAGGGGGCTTGACCTGGCCGAGTGTCTTTGCGGCGATGTTCCTGATGGTTTTGGTGGTTCTGCTCTTCGCGTCCTTGCTCTATGGCAGTTCGATTCTTTCGCGCTCCACCAAAGAAGCCCATTTGAAGGCTGCGCTGATGATGCTGGTGACAGCCATGGTGCTGATCTACTGCACACTGCCCGGTGTGCCGACAGAGGGAACCATGATGTACGTCCCGGTGCTCAATGTGGCACTGGCTCTCAGAGCAATTTGGGAAGGCCTGCTAACACCCACTCAGTACCTCGGTGTAGCGGGAATGACTCTCGGCTTGGCGGTGATGATTCTGCTGAGCGTGAGCTGGCTAGTTCGCCGGAACCCTGAGAAGGCTTTGCTCAAGTAG
- a CDS encoding bile acid:sodium symporter family protein, which yields MKILATCTNLFWLWTIIGVVWAWFQPSAFTWFLTGVVPGTEIKLLTAGLGVIMLGMGITLSWADFKAVLKTPRQVFLGVAAQFLIMPLLGWSVASLFDLEPMLKLGMILVSCCPGGTASNVICYLARANVALSVLMTMCSTFLAVVLTPYLTKFYASAILQVDAGAMIWSMVTIVLLPVVGGVLINHFFKGKLDKVKAVSPVISVLVIVLIVGGVIGLQKNSIVEYAATLLPAVFILHALGFALGYLTAKLLKLEERSCRTVSVEVGMQNSGLGSKLAKDHFSALAMTPCAISALYHCMIGSLLAAYWRQREVVEDEASEESSLLATVEVAE from the coding sequence ATGAAAATCCTCGCGACATGCACAAACCTCTTTTGGCTCTGGACCATAATCGGAGTCGTGTGGGCTTGGTTTCAACCAAGCGCCTTCACCTGGTTTCTCACCGGGGTCGTGCCGGGTACTGAGATCAAGCTGCTGACCGCAGGTCTGGGAGTGATCATGCTGGGAATGGGGATCACACTGAGTTGGGCAGACTTCAAGGCTGTCCTGAAGACTCCGAGGCAGGTATTTCTCGGTGTTGCTGCCCAGTTTTTGATCATGCCCTTGTTGGGCTGGTCGGTTGCGAGCTTGTTCGATCTAGAGCCGATGCTGAAGTTGGGGATGATTCTGGTGAGCTGCTGCCCGGGGGGCACGGCGAGCAATGTGATCTGTTATCTGGCTCGTGCGAATGTGGCGCTCAGTGTACTGATGACGATGTGCTCGACCTTCTTGGCCGTAGTACTGACACCCTATCTCACCAAATTCTATGCAAGCGCCATCCTGCAAGTGGATGCGGGAGCGATGATCTGGTCTATGGTGACCATCGTATTGTTACCAGTGGTGGGCGGTGTTCTCATCAATCATTTCTTCAAGGGGAAACTGGATAAGGTGAAGGCCGTTTCTCCGGTGATTTCTGTATTGGTGATCGTTCTCATCGTGGGTGGTGTGATTGGTTTACAGAAGAATTCCATCGTGGAGTATGCCGCCACCTTGTTGCCCGCAGTCTTTATCCTGCATGCGCTTGGCTTTGCTCTCGGCTACCTGACAGCCAAGCTCTTGAAGCTCGAAGAGCGCAGCTGCCGTACCGTGAGTGTGGAAGTCGGCATGCAGAACTCCGGCCTGGGCTCCAAACTAGCGAAAGACCATTTCTCGGCACTGGCGATGACCCCCTGTGCCATCTCCGCCCTCTATCACTGCATGATCGGTAGCCTGCTTGCTGCCTACTGGAGACAACGTGAGGTGGTGGAGGATGAAGCTAGTGAGGAAAGTTCTCTGCTCGCCACTGTTGAGGTGGCCGAGTAG
- a CDS encoding ABC transporter ATP-binding protein — protein MIVVEDVHKTYRGGGNGEVAAVQGVSFRCEPGRVFALLGPNGSGKTTLLRIISTLMKADSGTVEVAGQNVREQGAEVRKHLGFLTGTAGLHEKLSPLESLEFFGRLQGIKGKLLSDRIRALTEQFELGEFLKRPSGRLSMGQKQRVMIARTLIHDPGVVVFDEATTGLDVLAAKALTDLIRHCREEGKTVLFSTHIMGEVSMLADDVTIFHHGKQVYLGTFEDLKSQQVESTLEDEFVRLLTSEEVADA, from the coding sequence ATGATAGTCGTCGAAGATGTGCACAAAACTTACCGTGGAGGAGGCAATGGAGAGGTTGCTGCGGTGCAAGGTGTGAGTTTTCGTTGCGAGCCGGGCAGAGTATTTGCTCTGCTGGGACCGAATGGTTCGGGCAAGACGACTTTGCTGCGAATTATATCTACCCTGATGAAGGCTGACTCTGGTACGGTGGAGGTAGCCGGGCAAAATGTGCGAGAGCAAGGTGCCGAGGTGCGCAAGCATCTGGGCTTCCTAACAGGCACGGCAGGTCTGCATGAAAAACTGTCACCACTCGAGAGTCTGGAGTTTTTCGGGCGGCTACAGGGCATCAAGGGCAAGCTGTTGAGCGACAGAATCAGAGCGTTGACGGAGCAGTTCGAGCTCGGGGAATTTTTAAAGAGGCCATCAGGCCGCCTGTCCATGGGGCAGAAGCAGCGGGTGATGATTGCACGTACGTTGATTCATGATCCGGGGGTAGTGGTCTTTGACGAGGCGACGACTGGGCTGGATGTGCTGGCTGCGAAAGCACTCACGGATTTGATCCGCCACTGCCGGGAAGAGGGGAAGACAGTGCTCTTTTCCACTCACATCATGGGAGAGGTTTCTATGCTGGCAGACGATGTGACGATTTTTCATCACGGCAAACAGGTCTATCTGGGAACTTTTGAGGATCTGAAAAGCCAACAGGTGGAGAGTACGCTTGAAGATGAATTTGTAAGACTACTCACCAGTGAGGAGGTGGCCGATGCTTGA
- a CDS encoding DUF3500 domain-containing protein, translating into MSALFLRWLLLGCFPVLLGVVHAGEFEDSFRKEVGAFLDTLSEEQQENCMLKVEDKERWKMVYPGGKRPGVRIGDLNDTQRAAFEKAMRLVLSDYGWQMANKVALQDGKQGLGKYWLTCFGDPRKEDDFAFRVAEHHLTIVHLEVVEGETKEFGPILLGSDPPELWKECEMDLIELWKTLDNPKALIKDRKGVASAAMSEGDGIAYAELNDEAKKKLKAVWERRLSIFTPSIKERIKKLHQAKGGWEQCRVAYYNEEPEKRCIDGGRWDFKCGMPGFLWDLETSRTHIHMSLWTK; encoded by the coding sequence ATGAGTGCGTTGTTTTTAAGGTGGCTATTGTTGGGATGTTTCCCGGTCTTGCTGGGTGTGGTACATGCCGGAGAGTTTGAGGATTCCTTCCGCAAGGAGGTCGGGGCCTTTCTGGATACTTTGAGTGAGGAGCAGCAGGAGAATTGTATGCTCAAGGTAGAGGACAAGGAACGCTGGAAGATGGTATACCCTGGAGGGAAACGTCCTGGTGTTAGAATCGGGGATTTGAATGATACTCAACGTGCTGCCTTTGAGAAGGCGATGCGTCTGGTGCTTTCGGATTACGGCTGGCAGATGGCGAACAAGGTGGCTCTGCAGGACGGCAAGCAGGGACTGGGCAAGTACTGGCTGACCTGTTTTGGGGACCCTAGGAAGGAAGATGACTTTGCGTTTCGCGTGGCGGAGCATCATCTTACCATCGTACATCTCGAAGTAGTCGAGGGGGAGACCAAGGAGTTTGGACCAATCTTGTTAGGTTCTGATCCGCCTGAGCTGTGGAAAGAGTGTGAGATGGATTTGATCGAACTCTGGAAGACACTCGATAACCCCAAGGCCTTGATCAAAGATCGTAAGGGAGTCGCCAGTGCGGCGATGTCTGAGGGGGATGGGATCGCTTATGCTGAACTCAATGACGAAGCAAAGAAGAAGCTCAAAGCCGTTTGGGAGAGAAGGCTGAGTATCTTTACTCCATCTATCAAAGAGAGAATTAAAAAGCTCCATCAAGCCAAAGGTGGCTGGGAGCAATGCCGGGTGGCCTACTACAATGAGGAACCCGAGAAGCGATGCATCGACGGTGGCCGATGGGACTTCAAGTGCGGTATGCCAGGATTCCTTTGGGACTTGGAAACCAGCCGCACCCATATCCACATGAGCTTGTGGACGAAGTAA
- a CDS encoding YdjY domain-containing protein, which produces MRLKTATFPLAIPPAKSKLSSMLKIALTLAVMASPLLAQVEEKPDSTAQEKENPAVVKINEDEYQVGLVKLNKKTREVSLEAKLEHRDVLLEYLLTNPNGKIHETLFVTDAVPSHINIALKLIGYKESLELFRTLDKHNRPTEKYHEVDAKTKAAARFTIHVAWEQDGKQKSARINELIQNEMTGKAMTPAAWVYGGSYVLNGQFKPDASGDIIAIFTDRSSIANYSGTGREDDTIWKPFTKRLPETGTKVTITFKPYDGPVAPGKQDKNQL; this is translated from the coding sequence ATGAGACTAAAAACTGCCACCTTCCCGCTTGCAATCCCCCCCGCCAAATCCAAGCTTTCTAGTATGTTAAAGATCGCTCTTACACTGGCTGTTATGGCATCTCCCCTGCTCGCTCAGGTGGAGGAAAAGCCTGATAGCACAGCCCAAGAAAAAGAGAATCCAGCGGTCGTAAAGATCAATGAAGATGAGTATCAGGTGGGGCTGGTCAAACTGAACAAAAAGACCCGTGAAGTCTCTCTGGAGGCCAAACTGGAGCATCGTGATGTCCTGCTTGAGTATCTCCTAACCAATCCTAACGGCAAGATCCACGAGACCCTATTCGTTACGGATGCAGTACCGTCGCACATTAATATCGCGCTCAAGCTGATCGGCTACAAGGAGTCACTAGAGCTGTTTCGTACCCTAGATAAACACAACCGCCCTACCGAGAAGTATCACGAAGTAGACGCCAAGACAAAGGCCGCCGCCCGCTTCACCATTCATGTGGCTTGGGAACAAGACGGTAAGCAGAAGTCGGCTCGTATCAATGAACTCATCCAGAATGAAATGACTGGTAAGGCCATGACTCCGGCTGCCTGGGTCTATGGGGGATCTTACGTTCTCAATGGCCAGTTCAAGCCAGATGCCAGTGGTGACATCATAGCCATTTTCACCGACCGCTCATCGATTGCCAACTATTCAGGGACTGGACGTGAGGATGACACTATCTGGAAACCATTCACCAAGCGCCTGCCCGAGACTGGCACCAAGGTAACGATCACTTTCAAACCTTATGACGGCCCTGTAGCACCGGGCAAACAAGATAAGAATCAACTCTAG
- a CDS encoding low molecular weight protein-tyrosine-phosphatase, which produces MEPTRVLFVCLGNICRSPAGENIFRHAVKQADREDDFVIDSAGTAGWHTGKKPDSRMSATLRSRDIPVAGRARQIQLEDLIEFDLIITMDDENYTNVLKLDRSGQYHGKVRKLTSFCTERDLSEVPDPYYGGQDGFELVADLILDAAENILLEY; this is translated from the coding sequence ATGGAACCTACCCGCGTCCTCTTCGTATGCCTAGGAAACATCTGCCGCTCACCTGCGGGAGAAAACATCTTCCGTCATGCGGTGAAACAAGCAGACCGTGAGGACGACTTCGTCATCGATTCCGCAGGAACTGCGGGATGGCACACGGGGAAAAAGCCAGACTCCCGCATGTCCGCCACGCTGCGCTCCCGGGACATTCCCGTCGCAGGCCGCGCCCGCCAGATCCAACTGGAAGATTTAATCGAGTTCGATCTCATCATCACCATGGACGATGAGAATTACACCAACGTTCTCAAGCTCGACCGCTCCGGCCAATACCATGGTAAAGTCAGAAAGCTCACTAGCTTCTGCACCGAGCGCGACCTAAGCGAAGTCCCCGATCCCTACTACGGCGGCCAAGACGGCTTCGAACTCGTCGCTGACCTCATCCTCGACGCGGCGGAAAATATTTTGTTGGAGTACTAA